The following nucleotide sequence is from Terriglobia bacterium.
AATATAGCTTCCATGGTTACGGGTATTTGGACGCCCGTAAAACCAAAAGGTTGTGGCCGCCAACGACGCTAATTCCGCAAATCAGTTAGCGGGCTCGGTGGAATTGGCGGCTGTCCCAATAATAAGCCTTTTCCCGACGACAAGGCGAGTTGTGGAAAGGTGGTTCCAGGTCTTGAGCTTATCGACGCTCGTGTTGAAGCGGGCCGCGATTTTGGCCAGAGTGTCCCCGGCCCGGATCGTGTAATACCTTGATGTACGGGTACTTGCGGACGTCGTCGTCGCTTTGGCCTGCTTGACGGGCTGCGGGGGTGTGCTTTCGCTCATCGGGATGATGAGCGTATGGCCGACTTTCAGAACCGGGGTCTTGCCGAGATCATTGGCCTGGACGAGCTGAGAGGTTGAGGTGCCGTATTTCCTGGCAATGATACTTAACGTGTCGCCCTTCCGGACCACGTGCTCCCGGAACAGGACCCGCTTCGCTTCCGGTAATGAGGAAATCTGTTCGTTGAATTTGTCGGCGTAGCCTTTTGGCAGGATCAACTGAAAATCCGGGTCATCCGGCGGCGTCGTCCAGCGCAGGACGTGCGTGTTCAAATTCCGCAGCTCTTCGACCGGCATGTCGAGGGCCTCGGCGATTACCCGAAGATCCGTGGCTTTGTCCACCGAAACCCGCTCGGTTTCGACGGGCTGCGCCGACACAACCATGAATCCGTATTTCTCCGGGTTCTTCCCGATGATCGTCAGCGCCAGAATGTTCGGAACGTAGTTGATAGTCTCTTTCGGCAGGGCTTTCTTTTCGGCCAGAGTCCAGAAGTTATCCGCCCCGGTCTTGTCGAGCGCGCGCTGGACACGCACCGGGCCGGCGTTGTACGCAGCCATGGCCAGATACCAGTCGCCGAACATCTGATACAGATCCTTCAAGTGGCGGGCCGCCGCACGGGTGGACTTCTCGGGATCCGACCGCTCGTCGATCCACCAGGTCTGCCGCAGCCCGTATTCCTTGCCGCGCGACGAGATGAATTGCCACATGCCTTTCGCCGCCGCCCGGGACACTGCCCTCGGCTCGAAGGCGCTCTCCGCCTGGCACAAGTAAATTAGGTCGAGCGGTACGCCTTCCTCTTTCAGGATGCGTTCGATCATCGGCTGATACTTGCCGATGCGCTCCAGGCCGAATTCCATCGCCCCATGCCCGCGGCCGTTCTGGTAGTAATCCAGGAATCCCAGGACCCGGTCGTTGATCTCGATTGGCAGGTCGTGCGAGATCTCTTTGACTTCGTCTTCAACTGTTTTCTTGAGTCTGGGATCGATCAGGGTGGGGAAGGTTTCGACATGCTCGAGGTTATCGATGGCGGCCGGCTGGTCCGATTGATCCGTAAATCCGTCGCCTTCGCGCAGGGCCGCCAGTTCCATCGCATTGACCTTGCCGACCAGGTCCATCAGCTCCTTCTGCAGCTTCGGCTCCTTCGGGTAGCTCGCCGCGGTGTCCAGGACCAGGTCGATCGCGCCGTTGAACTCGTCCTTAGCACGCTTCAGAAAACCTTGCTGATAAAGACCTTCGCCCTTCTCGAACCGGGTTTGCGCTTCCAGGATGGTCAGCTCGATCGGATCGTTGAAGTTGATTTCGGGAAGCTGCGAGGGAATCGCCGCCATCACCGGCTCCGGATGCGCTTCAATAATCCTGGGTGCGGCAGGCGGCGTTACTTTGACTACCTTCGGCGCAGGAACGCTACAGGCGGTCAGGCCGCAGATGACGCCGATGACACCGATTGTTTTCGCTACACCCAATAAATCACTCCCATAACACAAAAGCCACTAATCCGTAGATTTTTAAGGTCTCGTGACTTAGTGGCTTCCAAAAAGAAATGCCAGCTTACACGAGCAGCGCACGGGTGTCAAACTCACCCGCGGCCGGCCTTCCAAAGTCACCGATATCGCCCCGAGCCGGTCGGTTCGAAGTGCCGGCAAGGCGGACTCGTGCGGGTGGCCGAACGGGTTGTTCGCGCCCACCGATATGACCCGGACCGCGGCCCAGGGGCGGACCCGCACGCCCCGGCTGCCGTGGTGCGGAACCTTCAGAATGTCGACCCGATCGGGAACCTGGAGGCTCTTTTCGATGTCCCCGGTCAGCAATGCCGACGCCCCACCCTCTTTTAACAGCAGGACCACCGAATCGTTGTTCTGATCGTTCTTTTTCGGTCTCCAGGACGCCGGAGGATGGAGCACCGTGAAGGGGCCGACCTGCTGCCCCGC
It contains:
- a CDS encoding LysM peptidoglycan-binding domain-containing protein encodes the protein MGVAKTIGVIGVICGLTACSVPAPKVVKVTPPAAPRIIEAHPEPVMAAIPSQLPEINFNDPIELTILEAQTRFEKGEGLYQQGFLKRAKDEFNGAIDLVLDTAASYPKEPKLQKELMDLVGKVNAMELAALREGDGFTDQSDQPAAIDNLEHVETFPTLIDPRLKKTVEDEVKEISHDLPIEINDRVLGFLDYYQNGRGHGAMEFGLERIGKYQPMIERILKEEGVPLDLIYLCQAESAFEPRAVSRAAAKGMWQFISSRGKEYGLRQTWWIDERSDPEKSTRAAARHLKDLYQMFGDWYLAMAAYNAGPVRVQRALDKTGADNFWTLAEKKALPKETINYVPNILALTIIGKNPEKYGFMVVSAQPVETERVSVDKATDLRVIAEALDMPVEELRNLNTHVLRWTTPPDDPDFQLILPKGYADKFNEQISSLPEAKRVLFREHVVRKGDTLSIIARKYGTSTSQLVQANDLGKTPVLKVGHTLIIPMSESTPPQPVKQAKATTTSASTRTSRYYTIRAGDTLAKIAARFNTSVDKLKTWNHLSTTRLVVGKRLIIGTAANSTEPAN